One window from the genome of Musa acuminata AAA Group cultivar baxijiao chromosome BXJ1-4, Cavendish_Baxijiao_AAA, whole genome shotgun sequence encodes:
- the LOC103981305 gene encoding probable E3 ubiquitin-protein ligase HIP1 isoform X3 — protein sequence MDQDLLWNNFLHSSVENQDLPNDSLSPNITNISCGDVAGQESASFNIWDPVGPSSSAPPLQQGNHDELKLESSWTSSPIGNRAGGPRITGSRSEAVNTLSFENENTDLSRNHVNNGEALSQFLNLQGLRHNVGYNPEHVSMSRQVLESAHHPGVYNPGLVQHQHVSFTASSSRAIDFFSNNNGGKREVAQCSSHKRKNIEGMHGECSASGSSNNFNEGVNHAEEEINARISTITRVPASDPHPFGSVAGNDESFQRNTRMRINHADPANTSTPNLWPQENIITRHNLWSAHQLSSPDVPLNPSSELRLVGANLGSRRQHYVHTTPGLFPDLYPIPQSEASTAEVGSSSGSPAIAVDGAAGVQNSSSVSNNISEQIYVLPANTRRSVRDQTNWGLTNGSTVFSGNALPTSQVGTNLGIHQSQGANWLPHQHRRRRVSEAPRRSVSSHTETRGRSISLLPHHDHSSIVQDVGHHQSGAVSRGHQQTYIRSNMLHRQNDGALGIPLSMRTLVAAREARSRISEDVLLFEQSVFPRGANLHDRHRDMRMDVDNMSYEELLALGERIGTVNTGLTEEKILSSLRQWKYVSIAAEPSEEEVEPCCICREDYLEGEELGRLDCGHDFHTACIKQWLLIKNLCPICKTTALST from the exons ATGGATCAAGATTTGTTGTGGAATAACTTCCTCCATAGTTCTGTAGAGAACCAGGACTTGCCTAATGATTCATTATCTCCTAATATTACTAATATCTCCTGTGGCGATGTAGCTGGTCAAGAAAGTGCTAGCTTTAATATCTGGGATCCAGTTGGCCCTAGCTCTAGCGCGCCTCCATTACAGCAAGGCAATCATGATGAACTAAAACTAGAAAGCAGTTGGACATCTTCTCCTATAGGTAATAGAGCAGGTGGACCAAGGATAACAGGCAGTAGATCTGAAGCAGTGAACACTCTTTCTTTTGAAAATGAGAATACTGATCTTAGCAGAAATCATGTCAACAATGGAGAAGCATTATCACAATTTCTTAACTTGCAAGGCCTCCGACATAACGTAGGCTACAATCCAGAGCATGTTAGTATGAGCCGTCAGGTTCTTGAGTCAGCGCATCATCCAGGAGTGTATAATCCAGGTCTAGTGCAACATCAGCATGTTTCCTTCACTGCGAGTTCTTCCAGGGCCATTGATTTTTTTTCCAACAATAATGGAGGCAAACGAGAAGTTGCACAATGTTCTTCACACAAGAGAAAGAACATTGAAGGGATGCATGGGGAGTGTTCAGCAAGTGGAAGTTCTAATAACTTCAATGAAG GTGTAAATCATGCAGAAGAAGAAATAAATGCAAGAATCAGCACAATCACAAGAGTTCCAGCTTCTGATCCTCATCCTTTTGGTAGTGTAGCGGGAAATGATGAGAGCTTTCAGAGGAACACTCGAATGCGAATCAACCATGCAGATCCAGCTAATACTTCTACACCTAATCTATGGCCCCAAGAGAATATTATTACTCGTCATAATCTTTGGTCTGCCCATCAATTATCATCCCCAGATGTCCCATTAAATCCATCATCAGAGTTAAGGTTGGTGGGTGCCAATCTGGGGTCACGCAGGCAACATTATGTACATACAACTCCTGGCTTGTTTCCAGATCTGTACCCTATCCCACAGAGTGAAGCTTCAACAGCAGAAGTAGGGAGTTCTTCAGGCTCTCCAGCAATTGCAGTTGATGGAGCAGCTGGAGTACAAAACTCATCGAGTGTTTCAAATAATATCTCAGAGCAAATTTATGTTCTCCCAGCTAACACCAGGCGTTCAGTCCGAGATCAGACGAATTGGGGCTTGACCAATGGAAGCACAGTTTTTTCTGGAAATGCATTGCCTACTTCACAGGTTGGTACCAATTTGGGCATTCATCAATCACAAGGAGCAAACTGGTTACCTCACCAACATCGTCGCCGCCGCGTATCAGAAGCTCCACGTAGGTCCGTTTCATCACATACTGAAACTAGAGGTCGGAGCATAAGCCTTCTACCACATCACGATCATTCATCCATAGTACAAGATGTTGGACATCATCAGTCTGGAGCTGTTTCCCGAGGCCATCAGCAAACATACATAAGATCAAATATGTTGCATAGACAAAATGATGGTGCTTTGGGTATTCCTTTGTCCATGCGGACTCTTGTTGCTGCAAGAGAAGCAAGAAGCAGGATATCAGAG GACGTACTATTATTTGAGCAGTCAGTATTCCCTCGTGGTGCCAATTTGCATGACAGGCATAGAGATATGCGGATGGATGTGGATAACATGTCCTATGAG GAACTATTGGCATTGGGAGAAAGAATAGGTACTGTTAACACTGGACTCACTGAGGAAAAGATTCTTAGCAGCCTACGGCAATGGAAGTATGTATCTATTGCCGCAGAACCATCAGAAGAGGAGGTTGAACCATGCTGCATATGTCGG GAAGATTACCTCGAAGGGGAGGAGCTGGGCCGGCTGGATTGCGGCCATGATTTCCACACAGCCTGCATCAAACAATGGCTACTGATAAAGAATTTGTGTCCCATCTGTAAAACAACTGCTCTGAGTACCTGA
- the LOC103981304 gene encoding uncharacterized protein LOC103981304, protein MHAVAAPRPALVALPPRPAAVIRSLERMRWRSLSMLLLPTRRAKRGMAVRMAPEEEKMTRRSPLDFPIEWERPKPGRRPDIFPKFSPMKTPLPTPLPTDPPEEDEEENEEEEKEEDPDKEEPEQPEVST, encoded by the exons ATGCACGCGGTGGCAGCGCCGCGGCCGGCGCTCGTTGCCCTTCCGCCTCGACCGGCGGCGGTGATTCGTTCCCTCGAGCGGATGCGGTGGAGATCACTGTCCATGCTCCTCCTACCCACGAGGAGAGCGAAGAGGGGTATGGCGGTGCGCATGGCACCCGAAGAGGAGAAGATGACCCGCCGCTCTCCTCTCGATTTCCCAATC GAGTGGGAAAGACCGAAGCCTGGACGAAGGcctgatatatttccgaaatttAGCCCGATGAAAACACCGCTGCCCACTCCATTGCCGACAGACCCTCCTGAAGAAGACGAGGAAgagaatgaagaagaagaaaaagaagaggatccCGACAAGGAAGAGCCCGAGCAACCAGAGGTAAGTACTTAG
- the LOC103981305 gene encoding probable E3 ubiquitin-protein ligase HIP1 isoform X2 has translation MDQDLLWNNFLHSSVENQDLPNDSLSPNITNISCGDVAGQESASFNIWDPVGPSSSAPPLQQGNHDELKLESSWTSSPIGNRAGGPRITGSRSEAVNTLSFENENTDLSRNHVNNGEALSQFLNLQGLRHNVGYNPEHVSMSRQVLESAHHPGVYNPGLVQHQHVSFTASSSRAIDFFSNNNGGKREVAQCSSHKRKNIEGMHGECSASGSSNNFNEEEEINARISTITRVPASDPHPFGSVAGNDESFQRNTRMRINHADPANTSTPNLWPQENIITRHNLWSAHQLSSPDVPLNPSSELRLVGANLGSRRQHYVHTTPGLFPDLYPIPQSEASTAEVGSSSGSPAIAVDGAAGVQNSSSVSNNISEQIYVLPANTRRSVRDQTNWGLTNGSTVFSGNALPTSQVGTNLGIHQSQGANWLPHQHRRRRVSEAPRRSVSSHTETRGRSISLLPHHDHSSIVQDVGHHQSGAVSRGHQQTYIRSNMLHRQNDGALGIPLSMRTLVAAREARSRISEMRNVFDLIRRGDSLLLEDVLLFEQSVFPRGANLHDRHRDMRMDVDNMSYEELLALGERIGTVNTGLTEEKILSSLRQWKYVSIAAEPSEEEVEPCCICREDYLEGEELGRLDCGHDFHTACIKQWLLIKNLCPICKTTALST, from the exons ATGGATCAAGATTTGTTGTGGAATAACTTCCTCCATAGTTCTGTAGAGAACCAGGACTTGCCTAATGATTCATTATCTCCTAATATTACTAATATCTCCTGTGGCGATGTAGCTGGTCAAGAAAGTGCTAGCTTTAATATCTGGGATCCAGTTGGCCCTAGCTCTAGCGCGCCTCCATTACAGCAAGGCAATCATGATGAACTAAAACTAGAAAGCAGTTGGACATCTTCTCCTATAGGTAATAGAGCAGGTGGACCAAGGATAACAGGCAGTAGATCTGAAGCAGTGAACACTCTTTCTTTTGAAAATGAGAATACTGATCTTAGCAGAAATCATGTCAACAATGGAGAAGCATTATCACAATTTCTTAACTTGCAAGGCCTCCGACATAACGTAGGCTACAATCCAGAGCATGTTAGTATGAGCCGTCAGGTTCTTGAGTCAGCGCATCATCCAGGAGTGTATAATCCAGGTCTAGTGCAACATCAGCATGTTTCCTTCACTGCGAGTTCTTCCAGGGCCATTGATTTTTTTTCCAACAATAATGGAGGCAAACGAGAAGTTGCACAATGTTCTTCACACAAGAGAAAGAACATTGAAGGGATGCATGGGGAGTGTTCAGCAAGTGGAAGTTCTAATAACTTCAATGAAG AAGAAGAAATAAATGCAAGAATCAGCACAATCACAAGAGTTCCAGCTTCTGATCCTCATCCTTTTGGTAGTGTAGCGGGAAATGATGAGAGCTTTCAGAGGAACACTCGAATGCGAATCAACCATGCAGATCCAGCTAATACTTCTACACCTAATCTATGGCCCCAAGAGAATATTATTACTCGTCATAATCTTTGGTCTGCCCATCAATTATCATCCCCAGATGTCCCATTAAATCCATCATCAGAGTTAAGGTTGGTGGGTGCCAATCTGGGGTCACGCAGGCAACATTATGTACATACAACTCCTGGCTTGTTTCCAGATCTGTACCCTATCCCACAGAGTGAAGCTTCAACAGCAGAAGTAGGGAGTTCTTCAGGCTCTCCAGCAATTGCAGTTGATGGAGCAGCTGGAGTACAAAACTCATCGAGTGTTTCAAATAATATCTCAGAGCAAATTTATGTTCTCCCAGCTAACACCAGGCGTTCAGTCCGAGATCAGACGAATTGGGGCTTGACCAATGGAAGCACAGTTTTTTCTGGAAATGCATTGCCTACTTCACAGGTTGGTACCAATTTGGGCATTCATCAATCACAAGGAGCAAACTGGTTACCTCACCAACATCGTCGCCGCCGCGTATCAGAAGCTCCACGTAGGTCCGTTTCATCACATACTGAAACTAGAGGTCGGAGCATAAGCCTTCTACCACATCACGATCATTCATCCATAGTACAAGATGTTGGACATCATCAGTCTGGAGCTGTTTCCCGAGGCCATCAGCAAACATACATAAGATCAAATATGTTGCATAGACAAAATGATGGTGCTTTGGGTATTCCTTTGTCCATGCGGACTCTTGTTGCTGCAAGAGAAGCAAGAAGCAGGATATCAGAG ATGCGTAATGTTTTTGATCTCATCCGTCGGGGGGATAGTTTACTGCTTGAG GACGTACTATTATTTGAGCAGTCAGTATTCCCTCGTGGTGCCAATTTGCATGACAGGCATAGAGATATGCGGATGGATGTGGATAACATGTCCTATGAG GAACTATTGGCATTGGGAGAAAGAATAGGTACTGTTAACACTGGACTCACTGAGGAAAAGATTCTTAGCAGCCTACGGCAATGGAAGTATGTATCTATTGCCGCAGAACCATCAGAAGAGGAGGTTGAACCATGCTGCATATGTCGG GAAGATTACCTCGAAGGGGAGGAGCTGGGCCGGCTGGATTGCGGCCATGATTTCCACACAGCCTGCATCAAACAATGGCTACTGATAAAGAATTTGTGTCCCATCTGTAAAACAACTGCTCTGAGTACCTGA
- the LOC103981305 gene encoding probable E3 ubiquitin-protein ligase HIP1 isoform X1: MDQDLLWNNFLHSSVENQDLPNDSLSPNITNISCGDVAGQESASFNIWDPVGPSSSAPPLQQGNHDELKLESSWTSSPIGNRAGGPRITGSRSEAVNTLSFENENTDLSRNHVNNGEALSQFLNLQGLRHNVGYNPEHVSMSRQVLESAHHPGVYNPGLVQHQHVSFTASSSRAIDFFSNNNGGKREVAQCSSHKRKNIEGMHGECSASGSSNNFNEGVNHAEEEINARISTITRVPASDPHPFGSVAGNDESFQRNTRMRINHADPANTSTPNLWPQENIITRHNLWSAHQLSSPDVPLNPSSELRLVGANLGSRRQHYVHTTPGLFPDLYPIPQSEASTAEVGSSSGSPAIAVDGAAGVQNSSSVSNNISEQIYVLPANTRRSVRDQTNWGLTNGSTVFSGNALPTSQVGTNLGIHQSQGANWLPHQHRRRRVSEAPRRSVSSHTETRGRSISLLPHHDHSSIVQDVGHHQSGAVSRGHQQTYIRSNMLHRQNDGALGIPLSMRTLVAAREARSRISEMRNVFDLIRRGDSLLLEDVLLFEQSVFPRGANLHDRHRDMRMDVDNMSYEELLALGERIGTVNTGLTEEKILSSLRQWKYVSIAAEPSEEEVEPCCICREDYLEGEELGRLDCGHDFHTACIKQWLLIKNLCPICKTTALST, translated from the exons ATGGATCAAGATTTGTTGTGGAATAACTTCCTCCATAGTTCTGTAGAGAACCAGGACTTGCCTAATGATTCATTATCTCCTAATATTACTAATATCTCCTGTGGCGATGTAGCTGGTCAAGAAAGTGCTAGCTTTAATATCTGGGATCCAGTTGGCCCTAGCTCTAGCGCGCCTCCATTACAGCAAGGCAATCATGATGAACTAAAACTAGAAAGCAGTTGGACATCTTCTCCTATAGGTAATAGAGCAGGTGGACCAAGGATAACAGGCAGTAGATCTGAAGCAGTGAACACTCTTTCTTTTGAAAATGAGAATACTGATCTTAGCAGAAATCATGTCAACAATGGAGAAGCATTATCACAATTTCTTAACTTGCAAGGCCTCCGACATAACGTAGGCTACAATCCAGAGCATGTTAGTATGAGCCGTCAGGTTCTTGAGTCAGCGCATCATCCAGGAGTGTATAATCCAGGTCTAGTGCAACATCAGCATGTTTCCTTCACTGCGAGTTCTTCCAGGGCCATTGATTTTTTTTCCAACAATAATGGAGGCAAACGAGAAGTTGCACAATGTTCTTCACACAAGAGAAAGAACATTGAAGGGATGCATGGGGAGTGTTCAGCAAGTGGAAGTTCTAATAACTTCAATGAAG GTGTAAATCATGCAGAAGAAGAAATAAATGCAAGAATCAGCACAATCACAAGAGTTCCAGCTTCTGATCCTCATCCTTTTGGTAGTGTAGCGGGAAATGATGAGAGCTTTCAGAGGAACACTCGAATGCGAATCAACCATGCAGATCCAGCTAATACTTCTACACCTAATCTATGGCCCCAAGAGAATATTATTACTCGTCATAATCTTTGGTCTGCCCATCAATTATCATCCCCAGATGTCCCATTAAATCCATCATCAGAGTTAAGGTTGGTGGGTGCCAATCTGGGGTCACGCAGGCAACATTATGTACATACAACTCCTGGCTTGTTTCCAGATCTGTACCCTATCCCACAGAGTGAAGCTTCAACAGCAGAAGTAGGGAGTTCTTCAGGCTCTCCAGCAATTGCAGTTGATGGAGCAGCTGGAGTACAAAACTCATCGAGTGTTTCAAATAATATCTCAGAGCAAATTTATGTTCTCCCAGCTAACACCAGGCGTTCAGTCCGAGATCAGACGAATTGGGGCTTGACCAATGGAAGCACAGTTTTTTCTGGAAATGCATTGCCTACTTCACAGGTTGGTACCAATTTGGGCATTCATCAATCACAAGGAGCAAACTGGTTACCTCACCAACATCGTCGCCGCCGCGTATCAGAAGCTCCACGTAGGTCCGTTTCATCACATACTGAAACTAGAGGTCGGAGCATAAGCCTTCTACCACATCACGATCATTCATCCATAGTACAAGATGTTGGACATCATCAGTCTGGAGCTGTTTCCCGAGGCCATCAGCAAACATACATAAGATCAAATATGTTGCATAGACAAAATGATGGTGCTTTGGGTATTCCTTTGTCCATGCGGACTCTTGTTGCTGCAAGAGAAGCAAGAAGCAGGATATCAGAG ATGCGTAATGTTTTTGATCTCATCCGTCGGGGGGATAGTTTACTGCTTGAG GACGTACTATTATTTGAGCAGTCAGTATTCCCTCGTGGTGCCAATTTGCATGACAGGCATAGAGATATGCGGATGGATGTGGATAACATGTCCTATGAG GAACTATTGGCATTGGGAGAAAGAATAGGTACTGTTAACACTGGACTCACTGAGGAAAAGATTCTTAGCAGCCTACGGCAATGGAAGTATGTATCTATTGCCGCAGAACCATCAGAAGAGGAGGTTGAACCATGCTGCATATGTCGG GAAGATTACCTCGAAGGGGAGGAGCTGGGCCGGCTGGATTGCGGCCATGATTTCCACACAGCCTGCATCAAACAATGGCTACTGATAAAGAATTTGTGTCCCATCTGTAAAACAACTGCTCTGAGTACCTGA